From Brassica oleracea var. oleracea cultivar TO1000 chromosome C3, BOL, whole genome shotgun sequence, a single genomic window includes:
- the LOC106334003 gene encoding O-acyltransferase WSD1-like isoform X2: MKERMTDEEEEPLSPMARVFQSPDVDYCAVTIMGFKSKICLDVLLDALKHIVSKLPRFSTKLTENGAKWIEAKINVQDHVVVPYIDPEEIGEDGQGFVDDYISRLTMIPLDRSKPLWDMHILNVKTSDAEAVGVIRSHHSLGDGMSLISLMLACTHKTLDPQNTAIPSLKRRETVPHGLRKQGWFLRLRCTVRSIATLLWNTLVDMLLLLATVLFLKDTKTPLTGGEDAGRNRKRIYHRVISLDDIKLIKNAMNMTINDVLVGVTQAALSRYLSRLYGRNNEEEDGALTSYPNHFPDRLRFRVACAVNIRSGIGFKPLTDMMAKDSKCRWGNYFSFIILPLSIGLQTDPLVYLKLSKAMMARKKHSYHAALVYFIIKMVLMVFGIKAAATLFNEPVKNLTACVSNVVGPMDEISFRGHPIAYIAFSSYGHSQALLVHYISYAGKMMISLAVDPTIIPNLHKICDDMEQSLKAMKAALWERGLL; this comes from the exons ATGAAAGAGAGAATGACGGATGAGGAGGAGGAGCCGCTCAGCCCGATGGCCCGTGTATTCCAATCGCCAGACGTAGACTACTGCGCGGTCACCATCATGGGCTTCAAATCCAAGATTTGTCTAGACGTCCTTCTTGATGCCTTGAAGCATATTGTCTCCAAGCTTCCTCGTTTCTCCACCAAACTG ACTGAGAATGGTGCAAAGTGGATAGAGGCTAAAATCAATGTACAAGACCACGTAGTTGTACCATACATAGATCCAGAAGAGATAGGTGAAGATGGACAAGGCTTTGTCGATGACTATATCTCACGTCTCACGATGATTCCCCTTGATAGATCAAAACCCTTGTGGGACATGCACATCCTTAACGTCAAAACCTCAGATGCCGAAGCAGTCGGTGTAATTAGATCTCACCATTCATTGGGAGATGGAATGTCATTGATTTCCCTCATGCTTGCATGTACCCATAAGACATTAGACCCCCAAAATACTGCTATTCCTTCTTTGAAACGGCGTGAAACGGTGCCGCATGGCCTTAGAAAACAAGGCTGGTTCTTAAGGTTGAGATGCACCGTTCGTTCTATAGCGACACTGCTTTGGAACACACTTGTAGATATGTTGCTTCTTTTGGCGACTGTCTTGTTTTTGAAGGATACAAAGACGCCTCTAACAGGTGGTGAAGATGCCGGGAGGAATCGAAAGAGAATATATCACAGAGTTATCTCTTTGGACGACATAAAACTTATAAAGAACGCTATGAATATG ACTATCAACGATGTTCTAGTCGGAGTTACACAAGCTGCTCTTTCTCGTTATTTGAGCCGGCTATATG GAAGGAATAATGAGGAAGAGGACGGAGCATTGACATCGTATCCGAACCATTTTCCAGATAGACTACGTTTCCGTGTAGCCTGTGCAGTAAATATCAGGTCCGGCATCGGATTCAAG CCTTTGACAGATATGATGGCCAAGGATTCAAAATGCAGATGGGGAAACTACTTCAGCTTTATCATCTTGCCTCTTTCCATCGGTTTACAAACCGATCCATTGGTCTATCTAAAACTATCCAAAGCCATGATGGCTCGAAAGAAGCATTCTTATCACGCTGCACTAGTGTATTTTATCATTAAAATGGTCCTAATGGTGTTTGGAATTAAG GCAGCAGCAACATTATTCAATGAACCCGTGAAGAATTTAACCGCATGCGTTTCAAACGTCGTTGGTCCCATGGATGAAATCAGTTTCCGTGGCCATCCTATCGCTTATATCGCTTTTAGCTCTTACGGACACTCACAA GCATTATTGGTACATTACATAAGTTATGCGGGGAAGATGATGATCTCGTTAGCGGTTGATCCTACAATCATACCGAATCTTCACAAGATATGTGATGATATGGAACAGTCATTGAAAGCGATGAAAGCTGCTCTGTGGGAAAGAGGGTTACTCTAA
- the LOC106334003 gene encoding O-acyltransferase WSD1-like isoform X1: protein MKERMTDEEEEPLSPMARVFQSPDVDYCAVTIMGFKSKICLDVLLDALKHIVSKLPRFSTKLTENGAKWIEAKINVQDHVVVPYIDPEEIGEDGQGFVDDYISRLTMIPLDRSKPLWDMHILNVKTSDAEAVGVIRSHHSLGDGMSLISLMLACTHKTLDPQNTAIPSLKRRETVPHGLRKQGWFLRLRCTVRSIATLLWNTLVDMLLLLATVLFLKDTKTPLTGGEDAGRNRKRIYHRVISLDDIKLIKNAMNMTINDVLVGVTQAALSRYLSRLYVNEQGRNNEEEDGALTSYPNHFPDRLRFRVACAVNIRSGIGFKPLTDMMAKDSKCRWGNYFSFIILPLSIGLQTDPLVYLKLSKAMMARKKHSYHAALVYFIIKMVLMVFGIKAAATLFNEPVKNLTACVSNVVGPMDEISFRGHPIAYIAFSSYGHSQALLVHYISYAGKMMISLAVDPTIIPNLHKICDDMEQSLKAMKAALWERGLL from the exons ATGAAAGAGAGAATGACGGATGAGGAGGAGGAGCCGCTCAGCCCGATGGCCCGTGTATTCCAATCGCCAGACGTAGACTACTGCGCGGTCACCATCATGGGCTTCAAATCCAAGATTTGTCTAGACGTCCTTCTTGATGCCTTGAAGCATATTGTCTCCAAGCTTCCTCGTTTCTCCACCAAACTG ACTGAGAATGGTGCAAAGTGGATAGAGGCTAAAATCAATGTACAAGACCACGTAGTTGTACCATACATAGATCCAGAAGAGATAGGTGAAGATGGACAAGGCTTTGTCGATGACTATATCTCACGTCTCACGATGATTCCCCTTGATAGATCAAAACCCTTGTGGGACATGCACATCCTTAACGTCAAAACCTCAGATGCCGAAGCAGTCGGTGTAATTAGATCTCACCATTCATTGGGAGATGGAATGTCATTGATTTCCCTCATGCTTGCATGTACCCATAAGACATTAGACCCCCAAAATACTGCTATTCCTTCTTTGAAACGGCGTGAAACGGTGCCGCATGGCCTTAGAAAACAAGGCTGGTTCTTAAGGTTGAGATGCACCGTTCGTTCTATAGCGACACTGCTTTGGAACACACTTGTAGATATGTTGCTTCTTTTGGCGACTGTCTTGTTTTTGAAGGATACAAAGACGCCTCTAACAGGTGGTGAAGATGCCGGGAGGAATCGAAAGAGAATATATCACAGAGTTATCTCTTTGGACGACATAAAACTTATAAAGAACGCTATGAATATG ACTATCAACGATGTTCTAGTCGGAGTTACACAAGCTGCTCTTTCTCGTTATTTGAGCCGGCTATATG TTAATGAACAAGGAAGGAATAATGAGGAAGAGGACGGAGCATTGACATCGTATCCGAACCATTTTCCAGATAGACTACGTTTCCGTGTAGCCTGTGCAGTAAATATCAGGTCCGGCATCGGATTCAAG CCTTTGACAGATATGATGGCCAAGGATTCAAAATGCAGATGGGGAAACTACTTCAGCTTTATCATCTTGCCTCTTTCCATCGGTTTACAAACCGATCCATTGGTCTATCTAAAACTATCCAAAGCCATGATGGCTCGAAAGAAGCATTCTTATCACGCTGCACTAGTGTATTTTATCATTAAAATGGTCCTAATGGTGTTTGGAATTAAG GCAGCAGCAACATTATTCAATGAACCCGTGAAGAATTTAACCGCATGCGTTTCAAACGTCGTTGGTCCCATGGATGAAATCAGTTTCCGTGGCCATCCTATCGCTTATATCGCTTTTAGCTCTTACGGACACTCACAA GCATTATTGGTACATTACATAAGTTATGCGGGGAAGATGATGATCTCGTTAGCGGTTGATCCTACAATCATACCGAATCTTCACAAGATATGTGATGATATGGAACAGTCATTGAAAGCGATGAAAGCTGCTCTGTGGGAAAGAGGGTTACTCTAA